Proteins from a single region of Mucilaginibacter daejeonensis:
- the secA gene encoding preprotein translocase subunit SecA — translation MLGFISKLFGSKSDRDVKTIQPLVDKIKSEFAKLENISNDELRGMTTHFKAKIAEGLSSIDEQINTIKADIEANPAMDVNAKVDLYAKVDKLEKDRNKELEVILLDILPQAFAVVKETARRLASNATLEVTATDFDRALAARKGNVTIKGDKAYHANTWIAAGNEVTWNMVHYDVQLIGGTVLHNGKIAEMATGEGKTLVATSPAYLNALAGQGVHIVTVNDYLARRDSEWMGPLYEFHGLSVDCIDKHEPNSEARRNAYLADITFGTNNEFGFDYLRDNMTRTPEELVQRKLHYAMVDEVDSVLVDDARTPLIISGPIPRGDEHEFYMLKPRIERLVNAQKTYINTALNEAKKQINEGKTGADEGGMALLRAHRGLPKSKALIKFLSEGANRTVLQKTENYYLQDQGKEMPKVDTELYFVIDEKNNSVELTEKGIQLITASGEDPSFFVMPDVGTEIAKIEKSDLSAEEKVAQKDELMRDFSIKSERIHSINQLLKAYTLFEKDTEYIVDEGKVKIVDEQTGRILDGRRYSDGLHQAIEAKENVKVEDATQTFATITLQNYFRMYHKLCGMTGTAVTEAGELWEIYKLDVVEIPTNVVAQRDDRQDLVYRTMREKYNAVAEEIVKLTQAGRPVLVGTTSVEISELLSRMLKLRGIKHNVLNAKMHQKEADIVAEAGKAGTVTIATNMAGRGTDIKLGPGVKEAGGLAIVGTERHESRRVDRQLRGRAGRQGDPGSSQFFVSLEDNLMRLFGSERISNLMVRMGIEEGEVIQHSMITKSIERAQKKVEENNFGIRKRLLEYDDVMNSQRTVVYAKRKNALFDERLDVDINNTVYDVVEDVVNEYKESNNYEGFQLEMIRLFSVDPEITQADFAAANTAKLVEGTFNVVTDFYQRKTEAIAEQAFPVLQDVYNTRGEYIENIVVPFTDGIHGIQVAVPLKKAVENHGLEVFKSFEKNVTLYLIDDAWKEHLREMDELKQSVQNAVYEQKDPLLVYKFEAFELFRQMLANVNKELVSFLFRGGIPMQQAPEEVVEARPEPKTDMRQLRTSKPELVHETNGVPDEELMQEKQQPVRAEQKIGRNDPCPCGSGKKFKNCHGA, via the coding sequence ATGTTAGGATTCATCAGTAAGCTTTTTGGAAGCAAATCAGACCGGGATGTGAAGACCATCCAGCCGCTGGTTGACAAAATAAAAAGCGAGTTCGCCAAGCTTGAGAACATCAGCAATGATGAACTGCGTGGCATGACCACCCATTTTAAAGCCAAGATCGCCGAAGGCCTTTCCAGCATCGACGAACAGATAAACACCATCAAAGCTGACATTGAGGCCAACCCGGCCATGGATGTGAATGCCAAGGTGGACCTTTATGCCAAGGTAGATAAATTAGAAAAGGACCGTAACAAAGAGCTTGAGGTGATCCTATTGGATATACTGCCCCAAGCTTTTGCTGTTGTTAAAGAGACCGCCCGCCGTTTGGCCAGCAATGCCACATTAGAAGTTACCGCTACTGATTTTGACCGTGCCTTAGCTGCCCGCAAAGGTAACGTGACCATTAAAGGTGATAAGGCTTACCACGCCAATACCTGGATCGCTGCCGGCAACGAGGTGACCTGGAATATGGTGCACTATGATGTACAGCTCATCGGTGGTACCGTATTACACAATGGCAAGATCGCCGAGATGGCTACCGGTGAGGGTAAAACATTAGTGGCCACTTCACCGGCTTACCTGAACGCGTTGGCTGGTCAGGGTGTGCACATCGTAACGGTGAACGACTACCTGGCCCGTCGTGACTCGGAGTGGATGGGCCCGCTGTACGAGTTCCACGGTCTGTCGGTAGACTGTATCGATAAGCATGAGCCTAACTCAGAGGCACGCCGCAACGCTTACCTGGCCGATATCACTTTCGGTACCAACAACGAGTTCGGTTTTGATTACCTGCGTGATAACATGACCCGTACCCCAGAGGAGCTGGTGCAACGCAAACTGCACTACGCCATGGTGGATGAGGTTGACTCAGTACTGGTGGATGACGCCCGTACCCCATTGATCATTTCAGGCCCGATCCCTCGTGGTGATGAGCATGAGTTCTACATGCTGAAACCACGCATCGAGCGTTTAGTGAATGCGCAAAAAACTTACATCAACACTGCCTTAAATGAGGCCAAAAAACAAATAAATGAAGGCAAGACCGGCGCCGATGAAGGTGGTATGGCCTTGTTACGTGCACATCGCGGTCTGCCTAAGAGCAAGGCTCTGATCAAGTTCCTGAGCGAGGGTGCTAACCGTACCGTGCTGCAAAAAACAGAGAACTATTACCTGCAAGACCAGGGCAAAGAGATGCCTAAGGTAGATACAGAGCTGTACTTTGTGATCGACGAAAAGAACAACTCGGTAGAACTCACCGAAAAAGGTATCCAGCTGATCACTGCATCAGGTGAGGATCCAAGCTTCTTTGTGATGCCTGACGTAGGCACCGAGATCGCCAAGATCGAAAAGTCAGACCTGAGCGCCGAAGAGAAAGTGGCTCAAAAGGACGAACTGATGCGCGATTTCTCGATCAAGTCGGAGCGTATCCACTCGATCAACCAGTTGCTGAAGGCTTACACCCTGTTCGAAAAAGATACTGAATACATTGTTGACGAAGGCAAAGTAAAGATCGTTGACGAGCAGACCGGCCGTATATTGGATGGTCGTCGTTACTCTGACGGTTTGCACCAGGCCATCGAGGCTAAGGAGAATGTGAAGGTAGAGGATGCTACGCAGACCTTTGCTACCATCACCCTGCAAAACTACTTCCGTATGTACCACAAGCTTTGCGGTATGACGGGTACTGCCGTTACCGAGGCCGGTGAGTTGTGGGAGATCTACAAACTAGACGTAGTAGAGATACCTACCAACGTGGTAGCCCAGCGTGACGACCGCCAGGATCTGGTATATCGCACCATGCGGGAGAAATACAACGCCGTGGCTGAGGAGATCGTGAAGCTTACACAGGCCGGTCGTCCGGTGCTGGTGGGTACTACCTCGGTAGAGATATCAGAATTATTGAGCCGTATGCTTAAGCTGCGCGGCATCAAGCATAACGTGCTGAACGCTAAAATGCACCAGAAAGAGGCCGACATTGTTGCCGAGGCTGGTAAAGCAGGTACAGTGACCATTGCTACCAACATGGCCGGTCGTGGTACCGACATTAAATTAGGCCCTGGTGTTAAAGAGGCCGGCGGTTTAGCTATCGTGGGTACCGAGCGTCATGAGTCGCGCCGTGTGGATCGCCAGTTGCGCGGTCGTGCCGGTCGTCAGGGTGACCCGGGTTCATCACAGTTCTTCGTATCATTAGAGGATAACCTGATGCGTTTGTTCGGGTCAGAGCGTATCTCCAACCTGATGGTGCGTATGGGTATCGAAGAAGGTGAAGTGATCCAGCACTCGATGATCACCAAATCTATCGAGCGTGCTCAAAAGAAAGTAGAGGAGAACAACTTTGGCATACGTAAACGCCTGTTGGAGTATGACGACGTGATGAACTCACAGCGTACCGTGGTTTACGCCAAACGTAAAAATGCCTTGTTCGACGAGCGTTTGGACGTGGACATCAACAACACGGTTTATGATGTGGTAGAGGATGTGGTGAACGAGTACAAGGAGTCGAACAACTACGAAGGTTTCCAACTGGAAATGATCCGTTTGTTCTCGGTAGACCCTGAGATCACCCAGGCTGATTTTGCTGCGGCCAATACCGCTAAACTGGTAGAAGGTACCTTCAACGTGGTGACCGATTTCTATCAGCGTAAGACCGAAGCGATCGCCGAGCAGGCCTTCCCGGTATTGCAGGATGTTTACAACACCCGTGGAGAGTACATCGAGAACATCGTGGTTCCGTTCACTGATGGTATACACGGTATCCAGGTAGCTGTGCCGTTGAAGAAAGCGGTAGAGAACCATGGTTTGGAAGTGTTCAAATCGTTTGAAAAGAACGTGACCTTGTACCTGATCGATGATGCCTGGAAAGAGCATCTGCGCGAGATGGACGAGTTAAAGCAATCGGTACAGAACGCCGTTTATGAGCAAAAAGACCCGTTGCTGGTATATAAGTTCGAAGCGTTCGAGTTGTTCCGCCAGATGCTGGCCAACGTTAACAAAGAGCTGGTAAGCTTCCTGTTCCGTGGTGGTATCCCAATGCAGCAAGCCCCTGAAGAGGTCGTTGAGGCACGCCCGGAGCCAAAGACAGACATGCGCCAGCTGCGCACCAGCAAGCCAGAATTGGTACACGAGACCAACGGCGTGCCTGATGAGGAGCTGATGCAGGAAAAACAACAACCGGTACGCGCTGAACAAAAGATCGGCCGTAACGATCCATGCCCATGCGGTAGTGGCAAAAAGTTCAAGAACTGCCACGGCGCCTAA
- a CDS encoding GIY-YIG nuclease family protein codes for MEQGGCVYIMTNVRHSVFYTGVTSDIIGRVYKHKCNAYPNSFTARYHCYKLVYYFAYFRIEEAIAAEKLIKGGSRQNKIQLINKLNPEWNDLYEEIIKQ; via the coding sequence ATGGAGCAAGGCGGCTGTGTTTACATTATGACCAACGTCAGGCACTCAGTGTTCTACACTGGTGTTACATCAGACATCATCGGCCGGGTCTACAAGCACAAATGCAACGCTTATCCGAATAGCTTTACAGCCAGGTACCATTGCTATAAATTAGTGTATTACTTTGCCTATTTTCGAATTGAAGAAGCTATAGCTGCCGAAAAACTGATCAAAGGAGGTAGCCGGCAAAACAAGATCCAGCTTATCAATAAATTGAATCCCGAATGGAACGACCTTTACGAAGAAATCATCAAACAATAA
- a CDS encoding SPOR domain-containing protein: protein MLLAILLSTFTHLTKAQTRGRVEVVKDPRVDTLIAKRSTLNKMGGGAVGHFGTSSYGYRVQFFSGASRKAAFEAQNKVQQGHPGIRTYITYRDPNYKVKAGNFRSRMEAVKLMEELKGTFPIMFIISEKIDLPKLDTNTTEQ from the coding sequence GTGCTTTTAGCCATACTATTGTCCACCTTCACGCACCTCACCAAAGCGCAGACCCGTGGCCGCGTCGAGGTAGTGAAAGATCCTCGCGTTGATACGCTGATCGCTAAGCGTAGTACGTTGAACAAGATGGGCGGTGGCGCTGTTGGCCATTTCGGTACTTCCTCTTATGGGTACCGGGTACAGTTCTTTAGTGGTGCAAGCCGTAAAGCGGCTTTTGAGGCGCAGAACAAGGTACAGCAAGGCCACCCGGGCATTCGTACGTACATTACTTACCGCGACCCTAATTATAAAGTTAAAGCAGGCAATTTCAGGAGCCGTATGGAAGCGGTGAAACTGATGGAAGAACTGAAAGGGACCTTCCCGATCATGTTCATCATTTCCGAGAAAATAGATCTTCCTAAATTAGATACCAATACCACCGAGCAATGA
- a CDS encoding M20 metallopeptidase family protein, translated as MIKEKIQELSKKIYDDVVANRRHLHMNPELSFEEVATSAYVAAKLDALNIPYQRMADNGLVGLLTGNKAPSDQVVALRADMDALPILEANEIPYRSQNTGVMHACGHDVHTSSLLGTATILNSMRDEFQGTVKFIFQPAEEKLPGGANLMIQQGVLENPKPQAVIGQHVMPLIDAGKVGFRAGKYMASTDELYVRVKGKGGHGAQPQQNVDPVIITAHILTALQQVVSRFADPKSPSVLSFGKVIANGATNIIPNEVYLEGTFRTMDEEWRKDAHVRMRKMAEGIAESMGATCEFEIRNGYPFLINEEKLTAATRGHAEDYLGKENVLDLDIWMAAEDFAYYSQVADSCFYRLGTRNESRGITSAVHTPTFDVEETALEVSTGLMAYIALKQLGN; from the coding sequence ATGATCAAGGAAAAGATACAGGAACTATCCAAAAAGATATATGATGACGTGGTGGCCAACCGCCGTCACCTGCACATGAACCCCGAATTATCTTTCGAGGAAGTGGCTACCTCGGCTTATGTGGCAGCCAAACTCGATGCACTGAACATACCTTACCAACGCATGGCCGATAATGGCCTGGTAGGCTTACTTACGGGTAACAAGGCGCCATCTGATCAGGTGGTGGCCCTGCGTGCCGATATGGATGCCTTACCTATACTGGAAGCCAACGAGATTCCTTACCGCTCGCAAAATACGGGTGTGATGCACGCCTGCGGCCATGATGTGCATACCTCGTCATTACTGGGTACCGCTACCATATTGAACAGCATGCGCGATGAGTTCCAAGGAACCGTCAAATTCATTTTTCAGCCCGCAGAGGAGAAGTTACCTGGTGGCGCTAACTTAATGATACAACAAGGCGTACTGGAGAACCCTAAACCACAGGCAGTGATCGGTCAGCATGTGATGCCTTTGATCGATGCCGGTAAAGTAGGTTTTCGCGCTGGTAAATATATGGCCAGCACTGATGAGCTTTATGTACGCGTAAAGGGCAAAGGTGGTCATGGCGCACAGCCACAACAAAATGTTGACCCGGTGATCATCACCGCACATATACTGACCGCCTTGCAACAGGTGGTGAGCCGTTTTGCTGATCCTAAGAGCCCGTCGGTATTGTCATTCGGTAAAGTGATCGCCAATGGTGCTACCAACATCATCCCTAACGAGGTTTACTTAGAAGGAACTTTCCGTACCATGGATGAGGAATGGCGCAAGGATGCGCACGTGCGCATGAGAAAGATGGCCGAAGGTATAGCCGAAAGCATGGGTGCCACCTGCGAGTTCGAGATCCGAAACGGTTACCCTTTCCTGATAAATGAAGAAAAACTGACCGCTGCTACCCGTGGCCATGCCGAAGACTATTTAGGTAAAGAGAATGTGCTTGACCTGGATATATGGATGGCTGCCGAAGACTTTGCCTACTATTCACAAGTTGCTGATAGCTGCTTTTACCGCTTAGGTACCCGCAACGAAAGCCGCGGCATCACCTCGGCAGTGCATACACCAACTTTTGATGTAGAAGAAACTGCGTTGGAGGTGAGTACCGGTTTGATGGCTTATATCGCTTTGAAGCAATTGGGAAATTAG